One genomic window of Cannabis sativa cultivar Pink pepper isolate KNU-18-1 chromosome 2, ASM2916894v1, whole genome shotgun sequence includes the following:
- the LOC133035086 gene encoding 11S globulin seed storage protein Ana o 2.0101-like yields MELDLSPKLATKVYGGDGGSYYSWAPSELPMLRQGNIGAAKLALEKNGFALPRYSDSSKVAYVLQGSGVAGIVLPESEEKVIAIKEGDTIALPFGVVTWWYNKEDTELVVLFMGDTSKAHKAGEFTDFFLTGSNGIFTGFSTEFVGRAWDLKENVVKTLVGKQSGKGIVKLSDDFKMPEPKKEHREGMALNCLEAPLDVDIIKGGRVVVLNTKNLPLVGEVGLGADLVRLDGSAMCSPGFSCDSALQVTYIVRGSGRVQVVGVDGKRVLETTVKGGNLFIVPRFFVVSKIADPEGLEWFSIITTPNPIFTHLAGRTSVWKALSPQVLEAAFNVESDVEKEFRSKRTTSEIFFAPPN; encoded by the exons ATGGAGCTTGATCTTTCCCCGAAGTTGGCCACCAAGGTGTACGGAGGCGATGGTGGATCCTACTACTCTTGGGCTCCATCGGAGCTCCCTATGCTTCGTCAGGGTAACATTGGTGCAGCTAAGCTAGCTCTCGAGAAAAATGGCTTCGCTCTTCCTCGTTATTCAGATTCATCTAAAGTCGCTTACGTACTACAag GTAGTGGTGTTGCTGGAATAGTACTTCCAGAGTCAGAAGAGAAGGTCATCGCCATTAAGGAGGGAGATACTATTGCTCTTCCTTTTGGTGTTGTGACATGGTGGTACAACAAGGAAGACACTGAGCTCGTTGTTCTCTTTATGGGGGATACCTCTAAAGCTCACAAGGCTGGTGAGTTCACCGACTTTTTCCTCACCGGATCAAATGGAATCTTCACTGGTTTCTCAACTGAGTTTGTTGGCCGAGCATGGGACTTGAAAGAGAATGTAGTTAAGACCCTCGTTGGAAAGCAATCGGGTAAGGGCATTGTCAAGCTTTCTGATGACTTCAAGATGCCAGAGCCGAAGAAGGAGCACCGCGAAGGAATGGCCTTGAACTGCTTAGAGGCTCCCTTAGATGTTGATATTATCAAAGGAGGAAGGGTCGTTGTACTGAACACTAAGAACCTCCCTTTGGTTGGTGAGGTTGGGCTTGGGGCTGACCTTGTGAGGTTGGATGGTAGCGCTATGTGCTCTCCCGGATTTTCTTGTGACTCTGCTCTGCAGGTTACTTATATTGTTAGGGGCAGTGGCCGTGTTCAAGTTGTAGGCGTAGATGGCAAAAGGGTCTTGGAAACAACTGTTAAAGGTGGCAACTTGTTCATTGTGCCAAGgttttttgttgtttcaaaGATTGCTGATCCAGAAGGTTTGGAATGGTTCTCTATTATCACAACCCCAAA CCCCATTTTCACCCATTTGGCTGGAAGGACTTCAGTGTGGAAGGCTTTATCTCCACAGGTGCTGGAGGCTGCATTCAATGTGGAGTCTGATGTAGAGAAGGAATTCCGATCAAAGAGGACTACTTCTGAGATTTTCTTCGCTCCACCAAACTAG